In a genomic window of Dehalococcoidia bacterium:
- the mscL gene encoding large conductance mechanosensitive channel protein MscL, with amino-acid sequence MLTDFKAFIMRGNVVDMAVGIVIGAAFGAIVSSVVKDVMMPPIGLLLGNIDFSNLSIVIKEGTMPGPYSSLAAAQAAGAVTINYGLFINTLINFLIIAAVVFFFIVRPLARLQPKKEGAPATKDCPYCATSISVKAIKCPNCTSELSS; translated from the coding sequence ATGTTAACGGACTTCAAGGCATTCATCATGAGGGGCAACGTGGTCGACATGGCGGTCGGCATCGTGATCGGCGCCGCCTTCGGCGCCATCGTAAGCTCGGTCGTTAAAGACGTAATGATGCCCCCAATCGGACTGCTTCTGGGCAACATCGACTTCTCGAACCTGTCTATCGTCATAAAAGAAGGCACGATGCCGGGCCCCTACAGCTCTCTGGCAGCCGCCCAGGCCGCAGGCGCGGTTACCATTAACTACGGCTTGTTCATCAACACCCTCATCAACTTTCTTATCATAGCCGCCGTGGTGTTCTTCTTTATAGTACGCCCGTTAGCCAGGCTGCAGCCGAAAAAAGAAGGTGCACCGGCAACCAAGGATTGTCCTTACTGCGCGACGTCGATCTCCGTTAAGGCCATTAAATGTCCCAACTGCACCTCGGAACTGAGTTCCTGA
- a CDS encoding DUF169 domain-containing protein, translated as MINLKEASDALLQYLKVQSHPLAIKYLQAGQEIPQGFMRPGDMGIKSPFCQINTIVRKWGFSMAVRPEDVNCAAALLAFGWGDLGDLNREEELVDLMVSGGYVADSQKARDLIKTQPFLSGESKFTARGILVTTAAAGLIEDPDVILIYGNPAQITRLIQSMVYIEGRMIESQAHFGLSCVNEIIIPSISKRAMYIVPGRGERQLGLAGDDEMVFALPAAKLQDLLIGLKETDEKGSKYPIQPYLFYQPRFHKAGSKLMKNIRLT; from the coding sequence GTGATTAACCTGAAAGAAGCGTCGGATGCATTATTGCAGTATCTCAAGGTACAGTCGCATCCGCTGGCAATCAAATATTTACAGGCAGGCCAGGAGATACCGCAGGGTTTTATGAGGCCGGGCGATATGGGCATCAAGTCGCCTTTCTGTCAGATTAATACGATCGTTAGAAAATGGGGCTTCAGCATGGCTGTGAGGCCGGAGGATGTCAACTGCGCCGCGGCGCTGCTGGCATTTGGATGGGGCGATCTGGGCGACCTTAACCGTGAGGAAGAGTTGGTCGATTTAATGGTCTCCGGCGGCTATGTAGCCGACAGCCAGAAAGCACGGGACCTCATAAAGACACAGCCTTTTCTCAGTGGCGAAAGCAAATTCACAGCCCGGGGAATCCTGGTAACGACGGCGGCCGCCGGGCTGATCGAAGATCCCGACGTCATCCTGATATACGGTAATCCCGCGCAGATCACCAGGTTGATCCAATCGATGGTGTATATAGAAGGCAGGATGATCGAGTCGCAAGCGCATTTCGGCCTGTCATGTGTGAATGAAATAATTATACCGTCCATATCCAAACGGGCTATGTATATCGTCCCCGGACGTGGGGAGAGGCAGCTGGGGCTGGCTGGCGATGACGAGATGGTTTTTGCGTTGCCGGCGGCGAAACTGCAGGACCTGCTGATCGGGCTGAAGGAGACCGATGAAAAGGGCAGCAAATACCCGATCCAGCCATACCTCTTCTACCAGCCCAGGTTTCATAAGGCGGGGTCGAAATTGATGAAAAACATCAGGCTAACCTGA
- a CDS encoding TusE/DsrC/DsvC family sulfur relay protein, translated as MSKVDEAVNTFISGFNCSQAVLSAFSADYGLDTVMAYRVGAAFGGGIGHLGETCGAVTGAVLVIGLHYGMTVNDGSQSNRKAYDKVLELAAEFKARNGTIKCRELLGFDIDDREAFHAALKKGGPQSPQVVCPKVVRDAAEIVASLTGSQTTGVKVDTFIVTLGGREIRVDRDGFIQEPEKWDRAVAEDIARTESAYPMTEDHWKVVDYIRECYAQLGIAPPIKMVIRRTGYDLKTINKLFPSGPAKGACKVAGLPKPTGCV; from the coding sequence ATGAGCAAGGTTGACGAAGCAGTAAATACTTTTATCAGCGGCTTCAACTGTTCACAGGCTGTTCTGTCCGCCTTCAGTGCGGACTACGGGCTCGATACAGTGATGGCCTACCGGGTGGGCGCCGCCTTCGGGGGTGGCATTGGACACCTGGGGGAGACCTGCGGCGCGGTGACTGGAGCGGTGCTCGTGATTGGGCTGCATTATGGTATGACCGTGAACGACGGCTCACAGTCCAATAGAAAGGCCTATGATAAAGTTCTGGAGCTCGCGGCTGAGTTCAAGGCACGCAACGGGACGATCAAATGCCGCGAACTGCTGGGCTTCGACATAGATGACCGCGAGGCGTTTCATGCAGCCCTGAAAAAAGGCGGCCCGCAGTCGCCGCAGGTGGTCTGCCCCAAAGTTGTCAGGGATGCTGCCGAGATCGTCGCTTCCCTCACAGGATCTCAAACAACCGGTGTTAAGGTTGATACGTTCATTGTCACCCTGGGTGGACGCGAGATCAGGGTTGACCGGGACGGCTTCATACAGGAGCCGGAGAAATGGGACAGGGCTGTGGCCGAGGATATCGCCAGGACCGAGAGCGCATATCCCATGACCGAAGACCACTGGAAGGTGGTCGACTATATCCGCGAGTGTTATGCACAACTCGGCATCGCCCCGCCCATCAAGATGGTCATCAGGCGAACCGGATACGACCTGAAAACCATCAACAAGCTTTTCCCCAGTGGTCCCGCCAAAGGCGCCTGCAAGGTGGCCGGACTGCCCAAACCGACGGGCTGCGTATAA
- a CDS encoding 5'-nucleotidase C-terminal domain-containing protein, whose amino-acid sequence MMLKKQVIVCAIITIIAVAFVSCAGAAIPPAPAAPSAPVEITILHINDTHAHLEDVARRATLVKKVRDEVGSDRVLMFDSGDVFMGTPYFSLMKGQADLEFMNSLGYDAMTLGNHEFDNYEKTPQYLNDFVAKAGFPIVCSNFDFSGVPELSGKIGPYLIVEKNGQKFGVFGLLTEDTSEISDPGKNIPIALHVAAARRSVSLLQSKGINKIIALTHIGWDYDTELAMQVSGIDLILGGHSHTLPDVYPTVVGDKEPTLVVQAEAYGKYLGRLDITFDKNGVIVKQSGSLYTVKEAAEEPEYAAMLAKYNAPIDQLQKTIMGKTLVDLDAERTHVRTEETNFGNLVADAMLAKAAPVKANIAIVNGGAIRITIPAGDISMGQLQTAIPFNNDMVVFDLSGEDLVAALENGVSKVEDVEGRFPQVAGMRFTWVIGNEPGTRVRSVEVKTDEGYQPLDRSTFYRIATSRYMQEGGDGYTVFQKGTNVEYPGFVDYDVVREYIERNSPVNPAVEGRITTQ is encoded by the coding sequence ATGATGCTGAAAAAACAGGTTATTGTCTGTGCGATCATCACAATTATCGCTGTCGCTTTCGTTTCCTGTGCGGGCGCGGCTATCCCGCCCGCTCCGGCGGCGCCGTCCGCGCCGGTTGAGATAACCATACTGCACATCAACGATACACATGCGCACCTTGAGGACGTCGCGCGCCGCGCCACGCTGGTTAAAAAGGTGCGCGACGAAGTAGGATCTGACAGGGTACTGATGTTTGATAGCGGCGATGTATTTATGGGCACGCCTTATTTCAGCCTGATGAAGGGCCAGGCCGACCTGGAGTTCATGAACTCGCTGGGCTACGACGCCATGACGCTGGGCAACCATGAGTTCGATAACTATGAGAAAACGCCGCAGTATCTAAATGACTTCGTGGCGAAGGCAGGCTTCCCCATCGTCTGCAGCAACTTTGATTTTTCGGGAGTACCGGAGCTGAGCGGGAAAATTGGCCCGTATTTGATTGTGGAGAAGAACGGGCAGAAATTCGGCGTTTTCGGCCTGCTGACTGAGGACACTTCGGAGATATCCGACCCCGGCAAAAACATTCCCATCGCCCTCCATGTCGCCGCGGCCCGCCGGAGCGTGTCCCTGCTGCAGAGCAAGGGCATAAACAAGATCATCGCCCTCACGCACATCGGCTGGGACTATGATACGGAGCTGGCCATGCAGGTCAGCGGCATCGACCTTATACTGGGCGGGCACAGCCATACCCTGCCCGATGTCTATCCCACGGTGGTGGGAGATAAAGAGCCGACCCTGGTGGTACAGGCCGAGGCATATGGTAAGTACCTGGGCCGGCTGGACATAACCTTCGATAAAAACGGTGTGATAGTCAAGCAGTCCGGCTCGCTGTATACCGTCAAAGAAGCAGCCGAAGAGCCGGAGTACGCCGCCATGCTGGCGAAATATAATGCCCCCATCGACCAGTTGCAGAAGACCATAATGGGTAAGACGCTGGTGGACCTGGATGCGGAGCGCACCCATGTCAGGACTGAGGAGACCAATTTCGGCAACCTTGTGGCCGACGCCATGCTGGCCAAGGCTGCGCCGGTGAAGGCAAACATAGCCATAGTCAACGGAGGCGCCATCCGCATCACCATACCTGCGGGGGATATCAGCATGGGGCAGCTTCAGACGGCCATACCCTTCAACAACGATATGGTGGTCTTCGACCTTAGCGGGGAAGACCTGGTGGCTGCGCTGGAAAACGGGGTCAGCAAGGTCGAAGATGTCGAGGGCAGGTTCCCCCAGGTGGCCGGCATGAGGTTCACCTGGGTCATCGGTAATGAGCCGGGCACGCGCGTCCGCAGTGTGGAAGTGAAAACAGACGAGGGCTATCAGCCGCTGGACAGGTCCACCTTCTACCGCATCGCGACCAGCAGGTATATGCAGGAGGGCGGCGACGGCTACACCGTTTTCCAGAAAGGGACGAATGTCGAGTACCCTGGCTTCGTGGACTACGATGTGGTCAGGGAATATATCGAGCGCAATTCACCGGTCAATCCGGCAGTTGAGGGACGTATCACCACTCAATAG
- a CDS encoding 4Fe-4S binding protein gives MCEFCHKHGEGKIWYKQASNYSEDLLSDIRRREFVKEFFLHPEKILEDEKMVLQLNRLPSFIRAIVMPFAIGRQKRTHYGQVVPIEDIDHVLGFVNSVTRLPCICRQVTVGSEQRYCYGFSMVPHAESQMGQMIRSLGAEYLTGPSTSGLEELSREEAAKSIRDLEKKGCCHTVWTFMTPFIGGFCNCDRADCMAMKATVTLNFPVIFRAEYVALVEPDLCNGCRQCMRACQFGAMGYSIAHNKVTIDASRCYGCGICRSSCTKEAIKLSDRSRVALAAGLW, from the coding sequence ATGTGCGAGTTCTGCCACAAGCACGGAGAAGGGAAAATCTGGTACAAACAGGCTTCCAACTACTCCGAGGACCTGCTGTCCGATATACGCCGCCGCGAATTCGTGAAGGAGTTCTTCCTGCACCCTGAGAAAATACTGGAAGATGAGAAAATGGTGCTGCAGCTCAACCGCCTCCCGTCTTTTATCAGGGCCATAGTAATGCCCTTCGCCATCGGCCGTCAGAAGAGGACGCACTACGGGCAGGTGGTGCCCATCGAGGACATCGACCATGTGCTGGGCTTTGTCAACTCCGTCACCCGGCTGCCCTGTATCTGCCGTCAGGTCACCGTAGGCAGTGAGCAGCGCTACTGCTACGGATTCAGCATGGTGCCTCACGCTGAATCACAGATGGGACAGATGATACGCTCACTGGGCGCGGAGTACCTGACAGGGCCATCCACCTCCGGCCTTGAGGAGCTGTCCAGAGAGGAGGCCGCTAAAAGTATCCGCGACCTGGAGAAGAAAGGCTGCTGCCATACTGTCTGGACCTTCATGACGCCCTTTATCGGCGGCTTCTGCAACTGCGACCGCGCCGACTGCATGGCGATGAAGGCCACCGTAACACTGAACTTCCCCGTGATATTCCGCGCGGAATATGTCGCCCTGGTGGAACCGGACCTGTGCAACGGCTGCCGGCAGTGCATGCGCGCCTGCCAGTTCGGGGCCATGGGCTACAGCATCGCGCACAACAAGGTCACCATCGACGCGAGCAGGTGCTACGGCTGCGGTATCTGCCGTTCCAGCTGCACTAAAGAAGCCATAAAGCTGAGCGACCGCTCCAGAGTGGCTCTGGCGGCCGGCTTGTGGTAG
- a CDS encoding MFS transporter — translation MQKIDSSVSPYRWVVLGVFMLNIAMSQIMWMTFAPIARDAAAVYSGGNIDLIDLLAILAMLSWIPFCLPAAWCIDNLGLKKGVGIGVVLVGVCGFMRIFAPDYGWMLACMIGCAIAQPFLLNAITKVASNWFPQNEEALASGLLTMSMFIGFAVVMFATDFILAHYRSIGAVKQGIDVILWVYGIPSLAGMVLHLLLVKDKPLVPPNPIAAEKKVTMTVGLKALFKNRDFLFLLAIFLIGVGAFNAIMTKIDWIFKERPLDIDTALATGIVGGMMVIGGMCGAVILSALSDKFHKRKIFLILAAGMAVPLSLCLQYFTSIWLLGACGFVFGFFLISAMPIGLTYAVEKTHPVPEATSNGILMLGGQISGLPIVFLFNMTAITILFGIAFILALLLHDIKSPAANS, via the coding sequence ATGCAGAAAATCGATTCGTCCGTATCCCCATACCGCTGGGTGGTGCTGGGAGTTTTCATGCTCAACATCGCCATGTCCCAGATCATGTGGATGACATTCGCTCCCATCGCCAGGGATGCGGCCGCCGTCTACAGCGGCGGAAATATCGACCTGATAGATCTGCTGGCCATACTGGCCATGCTCTCCTGGATCCCCTTCTGCCTGCCCGCCGCCTGGTGCATCGATAACCTCGGACTGAAGAAGGGGGTGGGGATCGGCGTCGTCCTGGTAGGGGTGTGCGGATTCATGCGAATTTTCGCGCCGGATTACGGCTGGATGCTGGCCTGCATGATCGGATGTGCCATCGCTCAACCGTTCTTGCTCAACGCCATTACCAAGGTGGCATCAAACTGGTTCCCCCAGAATGAAGAGGCGCTGGCGTCGGGACTTTTAACCATGTCCATGTTCATCGGATTTGCCGTCGTCATGTTCGCCACCGATTTCATCCTGGCGCATTATCGCAGCATCGGCGCGGTCAAGCAGGGCATCGATGTCATCCTCTGGGTCTACGGCATCCCTTCCCTGGCCGGCATGGTCCTGCATCTCCTATTGGTGAAAGATAAACCCTTGGTGCCGCCCAATCCCATCGCGGCCGAGAAAAAGGTCACCATGACCGTCGGGTTGAAAGCACTGTTTAAGAACCGCGACTTCCTCTTCCTGCTGGCGATCTTTTTGATAGGCGTGGGCGCGTTCAACGCCATCATGACCAAGATAGACTGGATCTTCAAGGAAAGGCCGCTGGACATCGACACGGCGCTGGCCACGGGTATCGTAGGGGGCATGATGGTGATCGGCGGCATGTGCGGGGCGGTGATACTGTCCGCACTGTCCGATAAGTTTCACAAAAGGAAGATATTTTTGATCCTGGCGGCCGGCATGGCTGTGCCGCTTTCCCTTTGCCTGCAGTATTTCACATCGATCTGGCTTTTAGGCGCCTGCGGCTTCGTATTCGGCTTCTTCCTCATCTCGGCCATGCCCATCGGACTAACTTACGCAGTGGAAAAGACCCATCCCGTGCCTGAGGCCACTTCCAACGGCATCCTTATGCTGGGTGGACAGATAAGCGGCCTTCCTATCGTGTTCCTCTTCAATATGACGGCCATCACCATACTCTTCGGGATTGCCTTTATACTGGCGCTGCTGCTTCACGATATAAAATCTCCCGCTGCAAATTCCTGA
- a CDS encoding HAD-IC family P-type ATPase, with the protein MRWHNLSIEEVLSRLESTRQGLSQEQAAVRLSQYGPNELKEKGRIPAAIVFLRQFASPLIYILLIAALVELVVMQKPTDAAVILVVLTVNAVIGFIQEMRAERAMEALKKLAVPHAKVLRSGSITDTAAVHLVPGDMILLEAGDKVPSDARLIESASLSIDESILTGESVPVEKFTAAIEGEAAVADMGNMVHMGCAVVNGRGYAVVTATGMNTEIGRITARIQDVKPPPTPLQRNVSRLGRYIGVLVLTIITALIIIGVSKGYTFDELFALAVAAAVSAIPEGLPVMVTVVLALGIRRMVQRNALIRKLPAVETMGAVNVICSDKTGTLTESEMTVRSIYLAGRSIQVTGAGYRPEGEFIENGRKLGPGKDDDLLLALRISALCNDSTLKHDDGKYLLMGDPTEGALLVAALKSGLSQDALQKEQPRLAELPFSSEKRYMATLHPCVDGKAITFVKGAEDRILALSRRMLVNGEVVDLTQERRTEIERANLEMASRALRVLALAYADCSPAPEKMSHEFLDGALVLVALVGMIDPPRAEAKKAVADCRAAGIKVVMITGDQKATAVAIASELGLPGGEALSGLELDALNDDELRERIERISVFGRVEPMHKLRIVDTLKSKGYTVAMTGDGVNDGPALRSADIGIAMGIKGTDVAREAADMVLTDDNFASIVAAVEEGRVIFSNIRRSVFYLLSTSIGELFTYMAAIIAGLPLPLVAVQILWVNLVTDGVCTIPLGMEPKHSNVLAEPPRRAKSGILYNGMLWRIVFMALVMSIITFSVFGWSLAGAGLEKARTIAFTLLVAFQWFNALNARSDRQSIFRLGFFSNPPLIGGIALAVLLQIMVIYLPPLQDVFYTVPLGLADWGFIVLIALALLVVEELRKLIAPSLFSRGK; encoded by the coding sequence ATGAGATGGCATAATCTTTCAATCGAAGAGGTTTTGAGCAGGCTCGAATCAACCCGCCAGGGTCTTTCCCAGGAGCAGGCGGCAGTACGGCTCAGCCAGTACGGCCCCAACGAGCTCAAGGAGAAGGGCAGGATCCCGGCCGCCATAGTCTTCCTGCGGCAGTTCGCCAGCCCCCTCATCTATATATTGCTGATCGCCGCATTGGTGGAGCTGGTGGTCATGCAAAAGCCCACCGACGCCGCCGTGATACTGGTGGTGCTGACAGTCAACGCGGTCATAGGGTTCATTCAAGAGATGCGCGCCGAGCGCGCCATGGAAGCCCTCAAGAAACTTGCCGTACCCCATGCAAAGGTGCTGCGCTCCGGTTCTATCACGGATACCGCCGCCGTCCATCTGGTCCCGGGCGATATGATACTGCTTGAGGCGGGTGATAAGGTGCCGTCCGATGCCAGGCTGATTGAATCAGCCAGTCTTTCTATCGATGAATCCATCCTGACAGGTGAATCGGTGCCGGTGGAGAAATTCACTGCTGCCATCGAGGGTGAAGCCGCTGTGGCCGATATGGGCAACATGGTTCACATGGGTTGCGCCGTGGTCAACGGGCGCGGCTACGCCGTGGTGACCGCCACCGGCATGAACACCGAGATAGGCAGGATCACCGCCCGCATACAGGACGTCAAACCGCCGCCCACTCCGCTGCAGCGCAATGTTTCACGGCTGGGCCGCTATATCGGCGTTCTTGTGCTCACCATCATAACAGCCCTGATCATTATCGGCGTATCCAAAGGATATACATTCGACGAGCTGTTCGCCCTGGCGGTGGCCGCCGCGGTCTCGGCCATCCCCGAAGGCCTGCCTGTAATGGTCACGGTGGTGCTGGCGCTGGGCATCCGGCGCATGGTTCAGAGGAACGCACTGATCAGGAAACTGCCCGCCGTTGAGACCATGGGCGCGGTCAACGTTATCTGCTCCGACAAGACCGGTACCCTGACCGAGAGCGAGATGACCGTGCGCAGCATATATCTTGCGGGACGCTCCATCCAGGTCACCGGCGCGGGCTATCGTCCCGAGGGCGAGTTCATCGAGAACGGCCGCAAGCTGGGACCCGGGAAGGACGATGACCTGCTGCTGGCGCTGAGGATCAGCGCCCTGTGCAATGATTCCACGCTTAAACACGACGATGGTAAATATTTACTGATGGGCGACCCAACAGAGGGCGCTCTGCTGGTGGCCGCCCTTAAAAGCGGATTGAGCCAGGATGCGCTGCAGAAGGAGCAGCCGCGGCTGGCCGAGCTTCCTTTCTCCAGCGAAAAACGCTATATGGCCACTCTGCATCCATGCGTGGACGGCAAGGCCATAACGTTCGTGAAAGGGGCCGAGGACAGGATACTGGCGCTCAGCCGGCGCATGCTTGTCAACGGCGAGGTGGTCGATCTAACGCAGGAGAGGCGAACTGAGATCGAACGTGCAAATCTTGAAATGGCCTCCAGGGCGCTGAGGGTGCTGGCCCTGGCCTACGCCGACTGCTCTCCCGCACCGGAGAAGATGTCACACGAATTTCTCGACGGAGCTCTCGTACTGGTTGCACTGGTCGGTATGATCGACCCTCCCAGGGCGGAGGCGAAGAAGGCCGTGGCCGATTGCAGGGCGGCCGGCATCAAGGTCGTGATGATCACCGGCGACCAGAAGGCGACAGCCGTGGCGATCGCCTCGGAGCTCGGCCTGCCTGGGGGTGAGGCTTTGTCCGGCCTCGAGCTGGATGCGCTGAACGACGATGAGCTGCGGGAACGCATCGAGCGTATCAGCGTCTTCGGCCGGGTGGAGCCGATGCACAAGCTCAGGATAGTCGATACGCTGAAGTCGAAAGGGTACACGGTGGCCATGACCGGGGACGGCGTCAATGACGGTCCGGCGCTGAGGTCCGCCGATATCGGCATCGCCATGGGCATCAAGGGCACCGACGTCGCGCGCGAGGCCGCCGACATGGTACTGACCGACGATAATTTCGCCTCCATCGTGGCTGCCGTGGAGGAAGGCAGGGTCATATTCAGCAATATCCGGCGCTCCGTTTTCTACCTGCTGAGCACCAGCATCGGCGAGTTGTTCACCTATATGGCTGCCATCATTGCAGGTCTTCCGCTGCCCCTGGTTGCGGTTCAGATACTCTGGGTCAACCTGGTTACCGACGGCGTCTGCACCATTCCCCTGGGCATGGAGCCCAAACACAGCAACGTGCTGGCGGAGCCGCCGCGCAGGGCGAAATCGGGCATCCTCTATAACGGCATGCTGTGGAGAATCGTCTTCATGGCCCTGGTCATGTCGATAATCACCTTCTCGGTTTTCGGCTGGTCCCTGGCCGGCGCCGGGCTGGAAAAGGCGCGCACTATCGCCTTTACCCTGCTGGTTGCTTTCCAGTGGTTCAATGCGCTGAACGCCCGCTCCGACCGTCAGTCTATCTTCAGGCTGGGATTCTTCAGCAACCCTCCTCTGATAGGCGGCATTGCCCTGGCCGTGCTGCTGCAGATAATGGTGATCTACCTGCCGCCGCTGCAGGACGTTTTCTACACGGTGCCGCTGGGCCTCGCCGACTGGGGATTCATCGTCCTGATAGCGCTGGCATTGCTGGTTGTGGAAGAGCTGCGCAAACTGATCGCGCCGTCGCTCTTCAGCCGGGGTAAGTAG
- a CDS encoding amidohydrolase family protein produces the protein MKKLIFVAVALVMLTSLVPWSSVSADDPIPPQPVYDIAVNNGWVIDPISGFQGIANVGIKDGAIAAITAPDRKLAGARVIDATGLIVSPGFINIHGHGTGNGVAAELYLRDGITTEISGNCGITTLGKSTKNPVPFSEETKNASTFSEITQVWEDHGLLNNVASYTGHNTYRSLVGVPNRRTPATPEQLEKMKEMLRKDMQDGALGVTFGPYYGPGATYAEMLALAKVAAEYGGGSAAHLKEGFTAKGAVDSVNQGISISRDAGIPFILSHVSQCPAFVPRSSGPILDAFYAARAEGLKIGMDAYPFDTTAVITTSPLFEYPIELLLGVVESPMTDFAVAYPVVIDGKTYMESEQKYESIDQFKYVLKKAQKGEIIDPKVMVPFYNPPGKFEIWMNNRYLMIENDGYGWYNEETKEFVGDPINVGSFAKFLGQRVRDEGACDWRTAIARVSSDAACFLGLDKKGRVQVGCDADLTLFDPNKIKDNSTYKDIGQPSTGVPYVIVNGVLAVDNNEVTGATAGKIIKRTWKVPGDYAHLGAPPTSDVSVLNPQAP, from the coding sequence ATGAAGAAGCTGATTTTCGTTGCGGTCGCACTGGTTATGCTGACCTCTTTAGTACCCTGGAGCAGTGTCAGTGCGGACGATCCTATACCGCCTCAACCGGTCTACGACATTGCCGTCAACAACGGCTGGGTGATCGACCCCATCAGCGGATTTCAGGGCATTGCAAACGTAGGCATTAAGGACGGAGCGATCGCCGCCATCACAGCGCCCGACCGCAAACTGGCGGGCGCCAGGGTTATCGACGCCACCGGCCTGATCGTGTCTCCCGGCTTCATCAATATACACGGCCACGGCACTGGCAACGGGGTCGCGGCCGAGCTTTATCTGCGGGACGGCATCACCACGGAGATCTCGGGCAACTGCGGCATAACGACACTGGGAAAATCCACCAAAAACCCGGTGCCTTTCTCCGAGGAGACCAAGAATGCCAGTACTTTTTCCGAGATAACACAGGTATGGGAAGACCATGGGTTGCTCAACAACGTCGCCTCCTATACCGGTCATAACACCTATAGGTCGCTGGTGGGCGTGCCCAACCGCAGGACACCGGCCACGCCCGAGCAACTGGAGAAGATGAAGGAGATGCTGCGCAAGGATATGCAGGACGGCGCACTGGGCGTAACCTTCGGACCGTACTATGGCCCGGGCGCAACCTACGCGGAGATGCTGGCGCTGGCCAAAGTGGCGGCTGAGTATGGCGGAGGTTCCGCGGCACACCTGAAGGAAGGATTCACCGCCAAAGGCGCGGTGGACTCGGTCAACCAGGGTATCAGCATCTCCAGGGACGCCGGTATACCCTTTATCCTCTCTCACGTTAGCCAGTGCCCCGCATTCGTCCCCAGGAGCTCGGGGCCGATCCTGGATGCCTTCTATGCGGCGCGCGCCGAGGGGCTGAAAATAGGCATGGACGCCTATCCCTTCGACACAACGGCAGTCATCACCACCTCGCCGCTGTTCGAATATCCCATCGAATTGCTGCTGGGTGTGGTAGAGTCGCCCATGACGGATTTCGCCGTGGCCTATCCCGTGGTGATAGACGGCAAAACATACATGGAATCCGAGCAGAAGTACGAGAGCATCGACCAGTTTAAATACGTACTCAAGAAGGCCCAGAAGGGGGAGATCATCGATCCCAAGGTAATGGTGCCGTTTTACAATCCCCCGGGTAAATTCGAGATCTGGATGAACAACCGCTATTTAATGATAGAGAACGACGGCTACGGCTGGTACAACGAGGAAACCAAAGAATTTGTGGGCGATCCCATCAACGTCGGTTCCTTCGCCAAGTTCCTGGGACAGCGCGTGCGTGACGAGGGCGCCTGCGACTGGCGCACCGCGATAGCCAGGGTATCCAGCGACGCCGCCTGTTTCCTGGGCCTGGATAAGAAGGGCAGGGTGCAGGTAGGCTGCGACGCGGACCTGACCCTGTTTGATCCCAACAAGATCAAGGACAATTCCACCTACAAGGATATCGGCCAGCCCTCCACCGGCGTACCCTATGTGATCGTCAACGGCGTGCTGGCAGTCGATAACAACGAGGTAACGGGCGCGACTGCGGGCAAGATCATCAAGCGCACCTGGAAGGTGCCCGGCGACTATGCCCACCTGGGCGCGCCGCCCACCAGCGATGTAAGCGTGCTCAACCCGCAGGCGCCATAG
- a CDS encoding cobalamin-dependent protein (Presence of a B(12) (cobalamin)-binding domain implies dependence on cobalamin itself, in one of its several forms, or in some unusual lineages, dependence on a cobalamin-like analog.), which yields MSELANAIADLKEDEVKQIVQDRLASGADPMSIVDECRRGMEIIGQRYKDKEYFLGELIMSGEIFKEAMAAIEPKLKAGQAGKTVARMVLGTAKGDIHNIGKDIAATLLKAAGFEIYDLGTDVAPEAFINKLKETEAPILGISGMLTPSFESMKQTVQALEAAGLRNKVKVIIGGGIVTEMVRKYVGADAFTDDAPEGVELCRKLAGAVK from the coding sequence ATGTCTGAGCTCGCCAACGCCATAGCGGACCTCAAGGAAGACGAGGTCAAGCAGATCGTGCAGGACAGGCTGGCCTCGGGGGCGGATCCGATGTCGATCGTGGACGAGTGCCGCCGGGGCATGGAGATTATCGGCCAGCGCTACAAGGACAAAGAGTATTTCCTGGGCGAGCTGATCATGTCCGGGGAGATATTTAAGGAGGCCATGGCGGCCATCGAACCGAAGTTGAAGGCCGGCCAGGCAGGGAAAACGGTGGCCAGGATGGTGCTGGGCACCGCCAAAGGCGACATTCACAACATCGGCAAGGACATCGCGGCCACGCTGCTCAAGGCGGCCGGGTTCGAGATCTACGATCTGGGCACGGACGTGGCCCCCGAGGCCTTTATAAACAAGCTGAAGGAGACGGAGGCTCCCATACTGGGCATCTCCGGCATGCTCACGCCCTCCTTCGAGTCTATGAAGCAGACCGTCCAGGCGCTGGAGGCGGCCGGGCTTCGCAATAAGGTAAAGGTCATCATCGGCGGCGGCATCGTCACCGAGATGGTGCGCAAATACGTGGGCGCGGACGCCTTCACGGATGACGCGCCCGAAGGGGTCGAGCTCTGCAGGAAGCTGGCCGGGGCGGTGAAGTAG